A genomic segment from Aegilops tauschii subsp. strangulata cultivar AL8/78 chromosome 1, Aet v6.0, whole genome shotgun sequence encodes:
- the LOC109733846 gene encoding NDR1/HIN1-like protein 1 translates to MGEHHLPPEPADHHKGGKAVHADDLKPARRRRYSYYGSTGSRGALSTICSVLLLLILLAGVIALVLYLVYRPNSPAFTVTNIAVYSLSNVTGPSAGLPAAGVGAGARAPNAVAASFQCALVIRNPSGRSSARYDRLTAYVVYRGEAITAPAEMPPLVQDPDSAVVVAPVIGGGGAAPVPVSPETAAALANDVSYGVVSLRVVLLGRVRFVSGPFRSGWRSMYARCDLLVGVRKAPGNVGAAAVPEAPLFGNPSCNVDV, encoded by the coding sequence ATGGGAGAACACCACCTCCCGCCGGAGCCAGCGGACCACCACAAAGGCGGGAAGGCCGTCCACGCCGACGACCTGaagcccgcccgccgccgccgctacagCTACTACGGCAGCACGGGCTCCCGCGGGGCCCTGAGCACCATCTGCTCCGTCCTCCTGCTTCTAATCCTCCTCGCCGGCGTCATCGCGCTCGTGCTCTACCTCGTGTACCGCCCCAACAGCCCGGCCTTCACCGTCACCAACATCGCCGTGTACTCGCTCTCCAACGTCACCGGCCCCTCCGCGGGCCTGCCGGCCGCCGGTGTCGGCGCGGGTGCCCGGGCGCCGAACGCCGTGGCGGCGTCGTTCCAGTGCGCCCTCGTCATCCGCAACCCCAGCGGGCGGTCGTCCGCGCGGTACGACCGGCTGACGGCGTACGTGGTGTACCGCGGGGAGGCCATCACGGCGCCGGCGGAGATGCCGCCGCTGGTGCAGGACCCGGACAGCGCGGTGGTGGTGGCGCCCGTGATCGGGGGCGGCGGAGCTGCCCCCGTGCCCGTGTCGCCGGAGACCGCGGCGGCCCTGGCCAACGACGTGTCCTACGGCGTGGTGTCGCTGCGGGTGGTGCTGCTCGGCCGCGTGCGGTTCGTGTCCGGGCCGTTCCGGAGCGGGTGGCGCTCCATGTACGCGCGCTGCGACCTGCTCGTCGGCGTCCGGAAGGCCCCGGGCAACGTCGGCGCCGCCGCTGTCCCCGAGGCGCCGCTCTTCGGCAACCCCTCCTGCAACGTCGATGTCTGA